One Bacteroidota bacterium DNA window includes the following coding sequences:
- a CDS encoding DUF4270 domain-containing protein produces MKILNGAWNISMLVVLSFGIYLTSCTKKAQLIGLEVRPTANLEVESTDTATLVAFSEVHDSLITYNYSRILLGSMMDPVFGQTTANYYTQLRLKSGIDSFNFGPNPVVDSLILSLAYSGYYGDTNTYQTLKVYELNEKLVTDSTHYYYSFDKLLYKPIEIGRITFQPQPNTPIYQYGTSDTTTYNPHISIDLLELGNAFGTKLISTPVDILQNNERFIDYINGLCIISEPVNTGGSIIYIDLSSSFTKLTAYYSNDSATGKIYSMNFYDSTYHFNNFDHNNYQDASPEFKAQVLDGNTSLGEELIYVQALGGVRTKITFPFIKNLKSIGNIAINSAELTIKGIEDNNGNKPPDRLTLDQINHDGTTTQGIIDMVEGDAYFGGFYDSVKNEYKFQIARYIHKLINTDANDNGIYLKVYGNATGGGQFIINGTNPALPTPYSDRLKLMITYTIIE; encoded by the coding sequence TTGAAAATATTGAATGGTGCGTGGAATATTTCCATGCTTGTAGTGTTGTCGTTTGGAATTTATTTAACCTCCTGTACTAAAAAAGCCCAATTAATTGGATTAGAAGTTCGCCCAACAGCCAATTTAGAAGTTGAGTCAACTGATACTGCCACTCTTGTTGCTTTTTCAGAAGTTCATGATTCACTGATTACTTATAATTATTCCAGAATTTTGTTGGGCAGTATGATGGATCCGGTTTTTGGACAAACTACTGCAAACTACTATACCCAATTACGATTAAAATCTGGGATAGACAGTTTTAATTTTGGACCTAACCCGGTAGTCGACTCACTTATTCTATCGCTTGCTTATAGCGGTTATTATGGAGATACTAACACCTATCAAACTTTAAAGGTTTATGAATTAAATGAAAAGTTAGTTACCGATAGTACCCATTATTATTATTCATTCGACAAACTTTTATATAAACCAATTGAAATTGGACGAATAACTTTTCAACCACAACCCAATACTCCAATATATCAATATGGCACAAGTGATACAACAACTTATAATCCACACATCAGTATTGATTTATTGGAACTAGGCAATGCATTCGGGACAAAACTTATATCAACACCTGTTGACATTTTGCAAAACAATGAAAGATTCATTGACTATATTAATGGGCTTTGTATCATTTCTGAACCGGTAAATACCGGTGGATCGATTATATATATTGATCTTTCTTCTTCTTTTACAAAGCTTACAGCATATTATAGTAATGATTCTGCAACCGGAAAAATTTATTCAATGAATTTCTACGATTCTACTTATCATTTTAACAACTTTGATCACAATAATTATCAGGATGCTTCTCCGGAATTTAAGGCACAAGTATTGGATGGGAATACAAGTTTAGGAGAAGAACTCATTTATGTTCAGGCATTGGGTGGCGTGCGGACTAAAATAACATTCCCGTTTATTAAAAATCTAAAATCGATCGGAAATATTGCAATCAATAGCGCGGAGTTGACAATAAAGGGCATTGAAGATAATAATGGAAATAAACCTCCTGACCGCTTGACTCTTGACCAGATTAATCATGATGGCACAACCACTCAGGGAATTATTGACATGGTAGAGGGCGACGCTTATTTTGGCGGTTTTTATGATTCTGTCAAAAATGAATACAAATTCCAAATCGCCAGATATATCCATAAGTTAATTAATACAGATGCAAATGATAATGGGATATATCTGAAAGTTTATGGGAATGCAACCGGCGGAGGTCAGTTTATCATAAATGGAACAAACCCAGCCTTACCAACTCCCTATTCTGACAGACTAAAATTAATGATTACATATACAATTATAGAGTAG